A stretch of the Medicago truncatula cultivar Jemalong A17 chromosome 5, MtrunA17r5.0-ANR, whole genome shotgun sequence genome encodes the following:
- the LOC11426910 gene encoding hexokinase-3: MGRVVVGVTATVAVAACAVAAVIVARRVKSRRKWKKVANVLKEFEEGCDTSVGRLRQVVDAMAVEMHAGLASEGGSKLKMLLTYVDNLPNGTEKGPYYALHLGGTNFRVTRVHLSGQPSPVLEHEVERQPIPPHLMTGTSKDLFDFIASSLKEFVAKEDGSNSSQDRRELGFTFSFPMKQMSVSSGILIKWTKGFSIVDMVGRDVAACLQEAFARNGLDVHVAALVNDTVGTLAVGHYHDPDTVAAIVIGTGTNACYLERIDAIIKCQGLLTTSGRMVVNMEWGNFWSSHLPRTQYDIELDAESPNPNDQGFEKMISGMYLGDIVRRVILRMSLESDMFEPISSKLLTPFILRTPLMAAMHEDDSPDLIEVARILNDTFEIPDLPLKARKIVVKVCDVVTRRAARLAAAGIVGILKKIGRDGSGGITGGRSRSDIKMKRTVVAIEGGLYSSYTLFREYLHEALNEILGEDIAKHVILNVTEDGSGIGAALLAASYS, translated from the exons ATGGGAAGAGTGGTAGTGGGAGTGACGGCGACGGTGGCGGTGGCGGCGTGTGCGGTGGCGGCGGTTATTGTCGCTAGAAGAGTGAAGAGTAGAAGAAAGTGGAAGAAAGTAGCGAATGTGTTGAAAGAGTTTGAAGAAGGTTGTGATACGAGTGTTGGAAGGTTGAGACAAGTGGTTGATGCTATGGCGGTGGAGATGCACGCTGGTTTAGCTTCTGAAGGTGGTTCTAAGCTCAAAATGCTTCTTACATATGTTGATAATCTTCCTAACGG GACTGAGAAAGGACCATATTATGCGCTGCATCTTGGGGGCACAAATTTTAGGGTAACGCGGGTTCATTTAAGTGGTCAACCATCTCCCGTCCTTGAGCATGAAGTAGAGCGACAACCTATTCCCCCACATCTAATGACTGGCACAAGCAAG GATCTCTTTGATTTTATCGCATCATCGTTAAAAGAATTCGTTGCTAAAGAAGATGGTTCCAATAGTTCACAGGACAGAAGGGAACTTGGCTTTACATTCTCCTTCCCTATGAAACAAATGTCTGTTTCCTCGGGCATTTTAATCAAGTGGACAAAAGGGTTTTCCATTGTAGATATG GTTGGAAGAGATGTTGCAGCATGTTTGCAGGAAGCATTTGCACGAAATGGCCTAGATGTGCACGTAGCTGCCTTG GTTAATGATACTGTTGGAACATTAGCTGTTGGGCATTATCATGATCCAGACACTGTTGCTGCAATAGTCATTGGTACTGGTACTAATGCCTGCTACTTGGAGCGAATTGATGCTATTATCAAGTGTCAGGGTCTTCTTACAACATCAGGACGCATG GTTGTCAATATGGAATGGGGGAACTTTTGGTCGTCTCATTTACCAAGAACACAGTATGACATTGAATTAGATGCTGAAAGCCCTAATCCAAATGATCAG ggttttgagaaaatgatatcAGGAATGTATCTCGGTGACATCGTGAGGAGAGTCATTCTCAGGATGTCACTAGAGTCGGATATGTTTGAACCTATTTCTTCCAAGCTTTTAACGCCGTTCATACTGAG GACTCCTTTGATGGCTGCCATGCATGAGGATGATTCACCTGACTTGATAGAAGTAGCAAGAATCCTCAACGACACCTTTGAG ATTCCAGATCTTCCACTGAAGGCAAGAAAAATTGTGGTGAAGGTGTGTGATGTGGTGACTCGTAGGGCTGCTCGATTAGCAGCTGCTGGTATTGTTGGCATCTTGAAGAAGATTGGTCGTGACGGGAGTGGCGGCATCACAGGAGGACGGAGTAGGAGtgatataaaaatgaaaagaacagtTGTGGCAATTGAAGGAGGATTATACTCGAGCTATACATTGTTTAGAGAGTACTTGCATGAAGCTTTAAACGAAATATTGGGGGAAGATATTGCTAAGCATGTAATTCTAAATGTCACCGAAGATGGATCAGGCATTGGGGCTGCACTGCTAGCTGCATCATATTCTTAA